GTAACAGTTGAGATTAAAGAAGGCATAAGAAAATCAGATGGGCAGATATTTCGGATATCAGACCTACCCGGTACGTATAGCCTGAGTGCATTTACACCAGATGAACAGGTTGCACGCGATGCTCTCCTCACATCTCATCCAGATGTAATCGTACAGATTATTGATGCAACCAATATCGAACGTAATCTCTTCCTGACAACACAACTCGTGGAGATTGGTCTTCCGGTGATCATAGCCCTGAATATGGTAGATCTTGCAGAACAGACCGGAATTGCCATTGATGCAGCATGTTTTTCAAAAAGTATCGGCCTCCCGGTTGTAAAAGTTGTAGCAAGCCAGGGAAAAGGAATAGAGGATCTGGTTCAGACAATTATCCATATATCGCAGCAAAAGGAACAACAGAATCCGGCTCAGGCACAGTATTCCTCTACGATCACACAACGGCGGGAAGAAATCAGCTCCTTCCTTAATCACCACACACAACATCTCAGTGGACTGACTCCGGAGTACACAGCAATCAGGCTTTTAGAAGGAGATCAGAAATTATCAGATAAACTTCACCATGAAGGCTTGACCATCCCGGTGATTGACACGCTTGAACCTGCAGCCATAGATGGATTTATCCAGGAAATCATGTTAGCCAGGTATGCGACTGCAGAGCAGATCACCGGATGTTCTGTCTCATGTTCAATGGCCAGGATCATGCCAACTGATCTTCTTGACCATGTGCTGACTCACCGGTTTTTCGGGATACCTATCTTTCTCTCGTTCATGTGGTTTGCCTTTCAGTTAACATTCAGTGCTTCCGCCCCTGTCGCATCAGTTCTTGAGATCATATTTGGAAGCATCAATGAATTTGTTGGTAATCTCGGACTTGGAGAGACTGTTACTTCGTTCATTTCAGATGGTATAATCGGTGGAGTTGGAACTGTACTCAGCTTTGTTCCAAGCATCTTTATCCTGTTCCTGCTGCTTTCTTTGCTGGAAGATTCAGGATATCTTGCACGGGCAGCATTCGTCATGGACAGGCTGATGCATTCCATCGGTCTACACGGGCGATCTTTTATTCCTCTCCTCATAGGATTCGGGTGCAACGTTCCAGCCATTATGGCAACCCGGACACTTCAAAGCAGAGCTGACAGGTTCATCACCATTATCTCAATTCCATTCATGTCCTGCTCAGCAAGACTTCCGGTATATGTACTCCTTACAGGCGTATTTTTCGGAGCTCATGCAGGAACCGTGATATTTTTCCTGTATATTCTGGGCATTTTAGCTGCAATCGGAACTGCACTTCTGTTCCGTAGATTGA
The Methanospirillum lacunae genome window above contains:
- the feoB gene encoding ferrous iron transport protein B, producing the protein MTEIRILLTGNPNVGKTTLFNSLCGVYQHTGNYPGVTVEIKEGIRKSDGQIFRISDLPGTYSLSAFTPDEQVARDALLTSHPDVIVQIIDATNIERNLFLTTQLVEIGLPVIIALNMVDLAEQTGIAIDAACFSKSIGLPVVKVVASQGKGIEDLVQTIIHISQQKEQQNPAQAQYSSTITQRREEISSFLNHHTQHLSGLTPEYTAIRLLEGDQKLSDKLHHEGLTIPVIDTLEPAAIDGFIQEIMLARYATAEQITGCSVSCSMARIMPTDLLDHVLTHRFFGIPIFLSFMWFAFQLTFSASAPVASVLEIIFGSINEFVGNLGLGETVTSFISDGIIGGVGTVLSFVPSIFILFLLLSLLEDSGYLARAAFVMDRLMHSIGLHGRSFIPLLIGFGCNVPAIMATRTLQSRADRFITIISIPFMSCSARLPVYVLLTGVFFGAHAGTVIFFLYILGILAAIGTALLFRRLIFHDDPSPFIMELPPYRSPTLKAAALHMWQRGKEYLQRAGIVIFGGVLVVWVLASLPFGVEYGSADSLAGVLGHLAEPIFAPLGFTWQLVVALIFGFIAKEVVVGSLGTLYGGEDSLAGSLAADPSLGPVVALAYMVFVLLYLPCVATLGVIKQEMGSWKWTGIALGWGILVAFILAWVTRIVGSLIIGA